The Antennarius striatus isolate MH-2024 chromosome 20, ASM4005453v1, whole genome shotgun sequence genome includes a region encoding these proteins:
- the pex2 gene encoding peroxisome biogenesis factor 2 isoform X2, with amino-acid sequence MGSEGKDSKQTAGVSGPQTNVDPQTPVLRINQLDALELDSALEHLLWTQFSQCFHNWHPGLLTPVEPELRALLQLLLWRFTLYSSSTTVGQSLLSLRYHNIHSSSHHYTPLSRRQTVGLALLTTGAHWLQERLYSLRLLLGLSAGGHLCERDGSDLQKGLRKCLTLVSGVAQLASLINFLVFLRKGRYPVLAERIVGARAVFSKPNVVRDVTYQYMNRELLWHGFSEFLIFLLPLINMRKLKDNVSLLIFGGENSDQKTAAEERRLVTECGLCGEWPTLPHTVGCRHVFCYYCIKSHSIADATLTCPNCGAEAGPPEPVRMDVEIIDML; translated from the exons ATGG GTTCAGAAGGAAAGGATAGTAAACAGACAGCTGGAGTTTCTGGCCCACAAACCAATGTCGACCCACAGACGCCGGTGTTGCGCATCAACCAGCTGGATGCCCTTGAGCTAGACTCAGCCCTCGAGCATCTGCTGTGGACCCAGTTCTCCCAGTGCTTCCACAACTGGCACCCAGGCCTACTCACCCCAGTGGAGCCTGAATTGAGGGCTTTACTCCAGCTGCTCCTGTGGCGGTTCACACTGTATTCCAGCAGCACCACTGTGGGCCAGTCTTTACTGAGCCTGCGTTACCACAACATCCATTCTTCATCGCACCATTACACACCTCTATCCCGCAGGCAGACAGTAGGTTTGGCGTTGCTCACCACAGGTGCACACTGGTTGCAGGAACGTTTGTACAGCCTGCGGCTGCTGTTAGGTTTGAGCGCAGGAGGACACTTGTGTGAAAGAGATGGCAGTGATCTCCAAAAGGGTCTCCGCAAATGCTTGACCCTTGTTTCTGGTGTCGCACAGCTCGCAAGTCTCATCAACTTCCTTGTGTTCTTAAGAAAAGGACGCTATCCTGTCCTGGCAGAAAGGATTGTGGGTGCTCGGGCGGTTTTCAGTAAGCCAAACGTAGTCAGAGACGTAACCTACCAGTACATGAACCGGGAGCTGCTTTGGCACGGCTTCTCTGAATTCCTCATCTTCCTGTTACCATTGATCAATATGAGGAAACTGAAGGATAATGTGTCTTTGCTTATTTTTGGCGGAGAAAATAGTGATCAGAAGACAGCGGCAGAAGAACGACGGCTGGTCACAGAATGTGGACTGTGTGGGGAGTGGCCGACCCTACCTCACACAGTTGGCTGCAGACATGTTTTTTGCTACTACTGCATCAAAAGCCACAGTATTGCCGATGCTACCCTCACCTGTCCCAACTGCGGTGCAGAGGCGGGACCGCCTGAACCGGTTCGGATGGATGTGGAGATAATTGACATGTTGTGA
- the pex2 gene encoding peroxisome biogenesis factor 2 isoform X1, whose amino-acid sequence MAETGSEGKDSKQTAGVSGPQTNVDPQTPVLRINQLDALELDSALEHLLWTQFSQCFHNWHPGLLTPVEPELRALLQLLLWRFTLYSSSTTVGQSLLSLRYHNIHSSSHHYTPLSRRQTVGLALLTTGAHWLQERLYSLRLLLGLSAGGHLCERDGSDLQKGLRKCLTLVSGVAQLASLINFLVFLRKGRYPVLAERIVGARAVFSKPNVVRDVTYQYMNRELLWHGFSEFLIFLLPLINMRKLKDNVSLLIFGGENSDQKTAAEERRLVTECGLCGEWPTLPHTVGCRHVFCYYCIKSHSIADATLTCPNCGAEAGPPEPVRMDVEIIDML is encoded by the exons ATGGCTGAGACAG GTTCAGAAGGAAAGGATAGTAAACAGACAGCTGGAGTTTCTGGCCCACAAACCAATGTCGACCCACAGACGCCGGTGTTGCGCATCAACCAGCTGGATGCCCTTGAGCTAGACTCAGCCCTCGAGCATCTGCTGTGGACCCAGTTCTCCCAGTGCTTCCACAACTGGCACCCAGGCCTACTCACCCCAGTGGAGCCTGAATTGAGGGCTTTACTCCAGCTGCTCCTGTGGCGGTTCACACTGTATTCCAGCAGCACCACTGTGGGCCAGTCTTTACTGAGCCTGCGTTACCACAACATCCATTCTTCATCGCACCATTACACACCTCTATCCCGCAGGCAGACAGTAGGTTTGGCGTTGCTCACCACAGGTGCACACTGGTTGCAGGAACGTTTGTACAGCCTGCGGCTGCTGTTAGGTTTGAGCGCAGGAGGACACTTGTGTGAAAGAGATGGCAGTGATCTCCAAAAGGGTCTCCGCAAATGCTTGACCCTTGTTTCTGGTGTCGCACAGCTCGCAAGTCTCATCAACTTCCTTGTGTTCTTAAGAAAAGGACGCTATCCTGTCCTGGCAGAAAGGATTGTGGGTGCTCGGGCGGTTTTCAGTAAGCCAAACGTAGTCAGAGACGTAACCTACCAGTACATGAACCGGGAGCTGCTTTGGCACGGCTTCTCTGAATTCCTCATCTTCCTGTTACCATTGATCAATATGAGGAAACTGAAGGATAATGTGTCTTTGCTTATTTTTGGCGGAGAAAATAGTGATCAGAAGACAGCGGCAGAAGAACGACGGCTGGTCACAGAATGTGGACTGTGTGGGGAGTGGCCGACCCTACCTCACACAGTTGGCTGCAGACATGTTTTTTGCTACTACTGCATCAAAAGCCACAGTATTGCCGATGCTACCCTCACCTGTCCCAACTGCGGTGCAGAGGCGGGACCGCCTGAACCGGTTCGGATGGATGTGGAGATAATTGACATGTTGTGA